The nucleotide window GTCTGCTGTCATTGCACCTCTCTGGGAACGCGTCGAGGGGCCCTGGTGCCGTACGGCACCAGGGCCCCGAAGGAACTGCTACACCATCTGCCAGCCCTAGTGCTGCGCTGGCCCACTTGTTCCGCAGGCCCACCCGGGAGAGGGCGGGGAGTGCGGGGATCGCGGATGCGTGACCGGAGACCACCTGCCTATCGATGTCCTGCGGTACCCGGGCTCAAGCCTGCCGCCCGGGCGATCCTGATGGCGCTGAAGTCCTCCGTTCTTCCCTCTGAGCCATTCACTTACCAATCGGGTACTGCGTATGGCGGCCCCTGATCACTGCGGGCCACCCGGTCCGGTCGTCAGTCCCGTCACCGTCCTGCGACAACCCTGGCTTCGGAACTCCACCACCGCACCGTCCTGCGCACTGCTGCCCGGCAGTTCGTCTCTGCCGGGCCTTGCTCGATCTCGGCTACGAGAGAAACCATAACCACGCCACCACCCAATGTCTACTCCGGCGGGCATAGATTTTCGCGCGCTCACGGATGAGGTAAACCGCCCTCACAGGTCCATGGATGGCGGCCGCGAAGTCATATTCGGTCACCTGCCGGGCCTCGGCGGCACGACCGTGCGGGTCCGTCCCGTCCGGCTGCGTCACCGCTCAAGCAGCTGGATGGTCGGCGAATATAATCTGCCTCATGTCGAAGCCTGACGAGCTGCTGGTTGACGTCGCCGCCTTGGTGGAGTCCGGGCAGAGCAATCAGATGTCCCTGACCGTGGTCACCGGTGGTGCTGTCATCACCGGTCGGCTGGCTCCCGAGGCGGTGTGGAGGCAGCGGGTGTCGGATGTGCTCTCGGATTCCGACCTCTTGGGAGAGTTCTCCGCCGTCTTCGACGCCCCCGTGAAGAACGGGCCGCCCACCCATCTGCACTTCCACGTCGCCCGGATCCTGCAGGGCACGGTGGGGATCCCGGAGACGGGCGGGATGTACCGCGTTGCGATCGACGACGTCAGCGCCTGGACCATGGGCGACTTCCGCTATACCGACCACTGAGCAACCACTGCGGCGGGAACTCCTAGGAAGCAGTATGGGCCCGACCGGCGCGTGCCGGTCGGGCCCATACTGCTGTTCAGGTGTGGCTCGCGCCTGTTTCCGCGGTCAGACGGATACGGGGGTGCCGAGAGCCGCGGAAGCCTGCTGAAGCGGGCTGAGGATGCGCACGGGCGCGGCCTCGGGGAGCGTGCGGCAGGTGAAACCGAGCTGAGCCATGGCCCGGAGGACTTCGGCGGCGCTGAAGTCACGGCGGTCCTGGCGGGTGATGACCTGGCCGACCTGCTTGGCGGGGTAGTGGCGGCGGCCGATGGTTACGGATTCACCGGTGACCGGTTCGGGCTTGATGCCCTTCATCGATTCCAGCACGCCGCCCTTGGTGAGCTCGAAGGGGAAGCGGGCGATGACGCAGCGCATGTGGCCTCACAGAGAGAGGGGGAGAACGGTCCGACCTGGGGTGAGGCGGTTCAGCGGGAGAGGGCGAGGATGCCCGGGGTGCTGAGGATGTCGCGCAGGCGGAGGCGGTCCGTGTATGCGGAGCTGTCCCGGACGGCGGCAAGTTCGGCCTGGGTGACCAGGCCGGTGCGCTGGTCGTCCTGGTCGCAGACGACCAGTCGGCCCGTGCCTGCGGCGGCCATGACGGCCAGCGCCACCTCGACGCTCATGTCGTCACAAACCCGCGGTCCGGCCGCGTCCATGACCTCGACCACCGTCCTGTGCACGGGGTTGGCGCTCGCCGGGCGGGGCTGCGTCTGAACCAGCGTCAAAAGGTGCCTCCTGTAGAAATGGGTCAGCTTCCGGATGACGACAGGCCCTAGACCGCCGCGTCGATGACGGGCCGGCGTACGGGCGCGCGCCGGGTCGACGAAGAGGGGCGGCGTCGGCCTCGGGAGGAGACGCTGCGCTTGGGGCGTTCGACCACCGGTGCGGTGATGACGACCGGGATGCCGGACGGGGCCTGGGCTCCGGTGATCCGGCTCAGGGCCTCGTCGCCCGAACGGACCTGGGTGGTCTGCGGCCGGATTCCGGCGTCCGACATGAGGCGGACCATGCCGCGGCGCTGGTTCGGCGTGACGAGCGTGACGACGCTGCCGGACTCGCCGGCGCGGGCGGTACGGCCGCCACGGTGGAGGTAGTCCTTGTGGTCGGTCGGCGGATCGACGTTGACGACCAGGTCGAGGTTGTCGACGTGGATGCCGCGCGCCGCGACATTGGTCGCCACCAGCACGGTGACGTGCCCCGTCTTGAACTGCGCCAGCGTACGGGTGCGCTGCGGCTGCGACTTGCCGCCGTGCAGCGCGGCGGCGCGTACCCCGCTGTTGAGCAGGTCCTGGGTGAGCCGGTCGACGGCGTGCTTGGTGTCCAGGAACATGATCACGCGACCGTCGCGGGCGGCGATCTCGGTCGTGGCGGCATGCTTGTCGGCGCCGTGGACGTGCAGGACGTGGTGCTCCATCGTCGTGACCGCACCGGCCGACGGGTCGACCGAATGCACGACGGGGTCGGTCAGATAGCGGCGCACCAGCAGGTCGACGTTACGGTCCAAGGTGGCGGAGAACAGCATCCGCTGCCCCTCCGGACGCACCAGGTCGAGCAGCGCGGTGACCTGCGGCATGAAACCCATGTCGGCCATCTGGTCGGCCTCGTCCAGCACCGTGATGCCCACGTGGTTCAGCCGGCAGTCGCCACGGTCGATGAGGTCCTTGAGCCGGCCCGGCGTCGCGACGACGACCTCGGCCCCGCCGCGCAGCGCGCCGATCTGCCTGCCGATCGACATCCCGCCCACCACCGTGGCCAGCCGCAGCTTGACGGAGCGGGCGTACGGTGTGAGCGCGTCGGTCACCTGCTGCGCGAGCTCACGCGTCGGTACGAGGATCAGCCCCAGCGGCTGGCGGGGCTCGGCACGCTGTCCAGCGGTGCGGGCGAGCAGGGCGAGGCCGAAGGCGAGGGTCTTGCCGGAACCGGTGCGCCCGCGACCCAGTACGTCACGGCCCGCGAGGGAGTTCGGCAGCGTCGCTCCCTGGATCGGGAACGGTGCGGTCACACCCTGCTTGCCGAGTTCGGTCAGCAGTTGCTCGGGCATGTCGAGATCGGCGAAGCCCTCAACGGCGGGCAGCGCGGGGGTGATCGTCCTGGGCAGCGCGAACTCACCCTGCGCCGCGACCGGCCGGCGGCCGTAACCGCCGGAACCGCGCGGTGCCTGCGAGCCCATGCGGCTGCCGCCCCTTCCGGCGCCTGCACTGCCGTTACGGGTGCGGTCGAAGCGGTCGTTCGTGCGTGTGCGGTTCATGCGGAACCTTCCTCGATGTGGCACATATCAAGGAATTCCCGCAGCGATGAGCGGCATGGAGAATTACGAGTATGGACCGGTGGAAAAAGAATGCAGATCTGGCCGACGGAAAGGTCCGGGGGCACAGGTGCTGAAATGAGTGACGCGATGGGGACGTAAGATCCGGGCGTCGGTCGCGGTGCAGCTCTTCAGGATGCGCCTGCATCGCTGAAGGAGGAGCCGCGTGTGGTGGGACTGCGGATTCCTCCGAGTCGGCCCGCAGGTGAAACCGTTGCGGGAAATGCGTGTAGCTGGGGCCCGCACCCCGAGGGATGCGGGCCCCAGCTACAGATTGCGCGTCAGCGTCAGGCCGGAACGATGTTCTCGGCCGTCGGGCCCTTCTGACCCTGCGCGATGTCGAAGGTCACCTTCTGACCTTCGAGCAGCTCACGGAAGCCCTGGGTGGCAATGTTCGAGTAGTGGGCGAACACGTCGGCGCCGCCACCGTCCTGCTCGATGAAGCCGAAGCCCTTTTCCGCGTTGAACCACTTCACGGTGCCACTGGCCATGTCATATCTCCTTTGGGGCAGTACATCGGAATCCGCACTGCGCGAACGCCGTGTCGCCGCGATGATCACCCCGCCCGGATATGACCGGGAAATACAAAAGCGCTCCCGACCGGCAAAGCCTGGTGGGGGCACTTGAAGTTTCGGGAACCACAACTGCAACTTGGATCGACAGTAGCACGCCGGAACGGCCTGTGCACGTTACATAATTCCACTCTGCTCATCGCGGCAAAAACTCTCACTGCATGGTCCGCAAAACTCTCACTTCGCGGGCACAGATATTGGTCCACTGGGAGCGCAACGTTTCATGAAGGCGTCCAGCAGGCACATGGCAGCGGACCGGCTCACGCCCTCCGCACCCGCGACACCCGTCGCCGCCACCGCCGCCACCGCCGCCACCGCCGCCACCGCCGCCACCGCCGCTAGCGCCGCCCGGGCAGCCCGAGCGTCAGCTGCTCGTTTTTCGGCCAGCATGTGCGA belongs to Streptomyces graminofaciens and includes:
- a CDS encoding SCO5918 family protein, which codes for MRCVIARFPFELTKGGVLESMKGIKPEPVTGESVTIGRRHYPAKQVGQVITRQDRRDFSAAEVLRAMAQLGFTCRTLPEAAPVRILSPLQQASAALGTPVSV
- a CDS encoding DEAD/DEAH box helicase; this translates as MNRTRTNDRFDRTRNGSAGAGRGGSRMGSQAPRGSGGYGRRPVAAQGEFALPRTITPALPAVEGFADLDMPEQLLTELGKQGVTAPFPIQGATLPNSLAGRDVLGRGRTGSGKTLAFGLALLARTAGQRAEPRQPLGLILVPTRELAQQVTDALTPYARSVKLRLATVVGGMSIGRQIGALRGGAEVVVATPGRLKDLIDRGDCRLNHVGITVLDEADQMADMGFMPQVTALLDLVRPEGQRMLFSATLDRNVDLLVRRYLTDPVVHSVDPSAGAVTTMEHHVLHVHGADKHAATTEIAARDGRVIMFLDTKHAVDRLTQDLLNSGVRAAALHGGKSQPQRTRTLAQFKTGHVTVLVATNVAARGIHVDNLDLVVNVDPPTDHKDYLHRGGRTARAGESGSVVTLVTPNQRRGMVRLMSDAGIRPQTTQVRSGDEALSRITGAQAPSGIPVVITAPVVERPKRSVSSRGRRRPSSSTRRAPVRRPVIDAAV
- a CDS encoding cold-shock protein, which produces MASGTVKWFNAEKGFGFIEQDGGGADVFAHYSNIATQGFRELLEGQKVTFDIAQGQKGPTAENIVPA
- a CDS encoding CBS domain-containing protein produces the protein MTLVQTQPRPASANPVHRTVVEVMDAAGPRVCDDMSVEVALAVMAAAGTGRLVVCDQDDQRTGLVTQAELAAVRDSSAYTDRLRLRDILSTPGILALSR